The genomic DNA GACACCACCACCTCCCCGGCGGGACAACGGTCATCCGTTAGTGGCGTCGCGTCGCGGATTACCAGTCTTTCATTAGACGATAAGCAGGCTTGGCGGGGCTGAAAGGAACTTTGCAGCGGCGATAGAAAGGGGCAGAACTTCCCTGCTGGTAAATGTCAGCTATCCGTTTGGGTGGACGCGACAATTCGAAATCCATCCCTATGGGGGCGAACGGAATCCACTGCACGGCGGGCGATCTGTTTACAGCACTTCAACAACCGCGGGGCCGATCACATCAAAATGGGGAGTGATGCCTAGACCAGGTGCGGCGCTCGCCTGCATGAATCCGTGCTCCCGTTTTGGCGCCCCGTCGGCATTGCAAACGGTGACGTAGCTGTTGAAGTCGGTGCTGGTGAAACGCAGCGGTTCGGGAGTGCTATGGGCCAGGTGAGCGATCGCGGCGGTGGTGATATCGCCACCCCAGCTGTCTTCGATCGTCATCGCGATCCCCATCGAAGCGCAGACGTCGCGGGCCTGCCGGGCTTTCGTCAGTCCGCCAAGTTTGCTGATCTTCAAGTTGACGACGTCCATCGCCAAGTCGGCTTTGGCGCGGAACAACATCTCCAGCCCGTCGATGTTCTCGTCCAGGATAAACGGATGCGTTGTGTTGCGTCGCACCGCCAGACACTCTTCGTAAGTCAAGCAGGGCTGTTCGATGTAGACGTCCAGATCGGCGACCGCGCGGACGACGCGTTGCGCTTCGTGCTGCGTCCATCCAGTGTTGGCGTCGGCGACCAAACGATCCGACGGACGCAAGACATCCCGCGCCGCGCGGATCCGCTGGATATCGGTATCGGGGTCGCCCCCAACCTTCAATTGAAAACGCGTGTAACCCTGGTCGCGATAGCTGGCGACGTTTTCGGCCATCGCGTCGGGAGCGATCTGCGAGATCGCGCGATACAGTCGCACGCTCTCCCCAACCCTGCCTCCCATCAACATGCAGACCGGCAGCCCGCTGGCATTCCCCAACAGATCCCAACAAGCGATGTCGATTCCCGACTTCACATACGGATGCCCCTTCAACGCCGCATCCATACGTTGATTCAACACGCCCAGTTCGCGCGGGTCGAGTCCGATCAAATGCGGCCCCAGTTCGCGCAATCCAGCCCGCACACCTTCGGCATACGCCGGCAGATAGAATGGGCCCAGCGGACAGACCTCACCATACCCAACCAATCCCTCAGCCGTCTCGACAGCGACGATCGTGCTGTCGAAAACGTTGACCGATTTGCCACCCGACCAATGATAAGCCCCTTCGATCAAAGGAAGTTCGACGCGGTGGGCAGTGATCCGGGTGATTTTCATCGGCAGTGTTCCTTTCCGTTATCGGTACCAAAAGCCAGTTTTCAGGCGATCCTCACAGGCCATCACGATACCCGATGCAGAACTCCACGTCCGAACCTTCAACGAAATTTTGCGTCGTGCTTGTGTGACAAATGATGGTGCCGAGGCATACCAGCACGAAGCGCAAGCGAGTGTTCCGGGTGCAATCACTCGCTGGCGCTTCGTGCTAGTATGGTCGCCTTTCGCTCCGCGAAAGTGCGTACCCTGATTTTTCTTTCCGTCCGCACTTTCGCGGAGCGAAAGGCGACCATCTGCGATCTTGGACTCGGACCGACTCACGAAGGAATACGATGAACGTTACCGCAACATCCAAACATCGTCGTGTGTGACACTTAATGGCGACAACGGTGGTACCGAGGCATACCAGCACGAAGCGCAAGTTTTGATGTTGCGCCGATGGATGCTTTAATCAGGCGAGGCACCGGTATTCCTGGGATAAAAGCTCAGTGTAGCGTTTCCTCAGTGTGCGGAGGCCGTGGTTGGTTTTTAGCCGTCGCAGATGCCACTGGTGCTCGCGATAGCGAATGCCTACCAACAACGCCTCGCGGACGGTGTAGCTGCGAGCGTGCTTCCAGCATTTGCGCTGCCGATCGTCGATTCGACGATCGGCCAGCTTGCGGCGACGAGTCCATTCCAGATAGCAGAACGTGATCAACACGATCCCCATCCAGCTCTCGACCGCCTCGAAATCTTTGAAGCTGTACTGGTTCATTCCCAGCGTGCTCTTGAGTTCTTTGAAGAACAACTCGATCTGCCAACGTAGACTGTACAGCTCACACACCTGCCGAGCCGACAAGTGCTTTGCATTGGTCATCAACAACTTCGTCCCTTCACGTTGAATCTTTTTGCCAATCGGCTTACTCGAGGAAAAGACGAGCATGACCATGCCCACATTGTGGACCTCGCTTCTCTCGCTGTGGACGTGATACGTCCGAGTTGACTTCGTCCCGTCGCGGCGGCGTGCCGTTCGATGGCAGGAGGCTCGTCGCTGAGCAGCGTAAGGCCCCGCACCGATCGAAAGACGAATGGTTTGGAAACGTGATGCAGGAAGTTGTTCGATTCGCAAACTCACACGAGGCCGCTTGCCGTGCTTCTTTGCAGAGAAGACGCGATTGGTGTTGACCGGAACGATCCAAAAATAGCCTCGCTCCCGGCAAGCCGCACGCACGCATTTGGCGTCAAATGCGGTGTCTCCGAGCACAATCAGTTCGGTGCCGGCGGGTACTTGCGCGTCGCAAATCAACTGCGCCGCAAGCTGCGCCTGCGTCCGATGTTTGATCTTGTGGGCCTTCGCATAAGGCTTGGTGTAGTACGGCAGCCACATCGGTACTCGCAGTCCGTCAGGAGTCAGCAGCAATGCGAACACGAAACAGTGGCAACTCTTTCGTTGATACTTGTACTTGGTGTAGCGGCGATTCTTGGCTGGTCGTCGCTTGGAGTTACCGGTGCTGAAGGTGTTTTCGATGGTCTGGCCGGCAGTGGCGACGAGCGTTGAATCGAGCAGCAGGAGATAGCGGCCGTTCCAATCCTGATCACGAAGCATCTTCAGTGTGATCGCCGCGAGCAAATCGGCGATAGCCTGCCGGTACCGTTTAAGGAAGCGTCCGGGGTGTGCCCGATGCCGCGGTTTTCCCTCGATGGCGGAGACAGCAGACATGCACGAGTTTCGACCGTGCCGCGTAAGAATAGCGATCAAGAATCGCAGCAGCATGCTTCGAAAGTGAGCAGAAACCTGCGTGTTCGGCAGAAACGACTTGATTGCGGGGAGGGAATCTTCCATGATTGCCATCGGTGAGCTCCTGGGCTTTGTTTGTGTGGTAACTCACAAACTCAGGATGTCTCACCTCTTTCTGCAATACCAATTCTCGCTAGCAACCCCATCAACGCGCAACATCAAAACTCGCGCTTCGTGCGAGTATGGTCGCCTTTCGCTCCGCGAAAGTGCGTGCACCGATCTTAACTTTCCGTCCGCACTTTCGCGGAGCGAAAGGCGACCAAGCCTCCGGCGCGCGGCCCGATGGGCACGCGGTTAAACGAATTTGGTATGGGCGAATGGCGACGGCTTGGTAATCTTAATAGGCTTCGGGTTGTCGCCAGGCGACCAACAGCGTCTTGAACAGGATGCGGATATCGAGCCACAACGACCAGTCGCGGATGTAGCGATGGTCGAAGTCGACGCGGCGTTGCATCTTGTCCAGCGTGTCGGTCTCACCGCGACAGCCTTCGACTTGGGCCAAGCCGGTGATTCCCGGTTTGATCTTATGTCGCAGCATGTAGCCGCGAATCTGGCCGCGATAATGTTCGTTGTGAGCCGACGCGTGAGGGCGTGGGCCGACCAGCGACATCGAGCCTTCGAGGACGTTGAACAATTGAGGCAGTTCGTCCAGCGAAGTCTTGCGGAGGATCGCTCCCAGCGGCGTGATCCGAGCGTCTCCCTTGGTCGCTTGGCGAACGACCGAGCCATTGTCGCAGGTCGTCATCGAGCGGAACTTCCAAACCAGGATCTCGCGGCCATCGACGCCATAACGTCGTTGCCGGAAGAAGACTGGACCGGGGGAGGTCAGTTTGATCGCAGCGGCGATCATCAACATCGGGATCGCCGCGGCGACAAGCGCCGAGATCGTGACAGCGATATCGACCAGTCGTTTCGAGACGCCATCGACGCCGTACAGCGGCGATTCGAACACGCTGACCGCAGGGATTCCGCCCATGTTGGTCCATTGCGAGTGCATCAGTTCGAAGACGAAGAAGTCGGGAACGATGTAGACCGACGCGGTCGAATCACTCAGTTTTTCCAGGATGAATTTGATCCGCTCCTCCGCCCGCATCGGCAGCGAGATCATCACGATATCGAATTCATTGTTCTGAGCCGCGACGATCAGGTCGTCGATCTTGCCGAGCAATTGCGGATCGTTGGGCCCAAGTTCCGAACGACGCTCGCGCTCGCGATCGTCATAAAACCCGGTCAACTGAAAACCGAGACCGGGCGATTGTTCGATGTTCCGCGAAACCTGCAGGCCGAGGTCGTTTAAGCCGGCGATGGCAACCCGCCGCGTACCGATTCCTTGTTTCAAAAGCATCCGTTGGCCAACCCTCCAAATCATCCGGATCAGGCAGATCATGACCGGTGCTATAATGCACCAACCGAGAACCACCGAACGAGCGAAATGTTGTCCGTAGCGAGCGAAGAACGCCAACCCGGCGATCACCGCCATGGTCAGCACCCACGTCGTCGTCACGCGAACTACTTCTTGATTTGCCGTCATGTCCAGGCCCGCGCGATACAGACCGGTGACGTGTCCCAGCAACAGGAAGGCCAGGATCGCTGTCAGTCCGGCGACGATCGCTTGGTTGTCGAACCAACCGGGCGAGAGTCCTTTGACGATGGCCAGCGTGCCGATGATGGCGGCGCCGTCGATCAACAACCTCAAAAACTCGATGGATCGTTGTCGCGGGCGAATGGGAGTAATCGATTGCATGGATCGGTTCGGTCGTGACAGGAGGTTTGCAAAGCGTCGCCGACCACTCACACGACGGTGGGCAGCGAGACACGAAACTCTAGGTCAAAACTGAGGCCGAACCAAGAAAAACTCAGTTGACGCGATGCGGTTCCAACGCCTGGGTCGTCGCGTTGGGTCCCCCGCTGTCAGCTGGTTCGATTTTCGCCGAAGGGAGTGCTGTGCAGTCCCCGGAATTAGCGAGGCGACTTGGGATACAAAACGTTCTCGAGATTGGCTGGCATGACGCGACGCGGTTCCAATCCCGCCGAGACAAACAATCGGCTGACACCCGTCATCAAACGGTGCCATTGGTCCAGAAGGATTGGTACTTCGAACTCGCCAGCGTCGCTGCGGCCGAGCCCACATTCGCTGACTCGCACGGTCGAGCTCAAGTGCAGCAACGCTTCGAGGCTCAGGTGGTCGCGACGGTCTTGTTCGCTGAGATCCGCGTCGTCGTAGATCCAAGCGTGAGCTGCCATGGCTTCGTCCATCAATCGCATCGCAGCGAATTCCGCGGTTGGAGCCGAGATGATGAGAGTTTGAGATCCGCAGCTTACGTAGAACTTTGCCATCGCAGTGTCATCCTTGAAAGGTGGATTGGATGTTGCCATCCGGTCGAATAGGAGAGTCGTTTGCCGAAGTGAACTGTTTCGTTCCCCTCGACACCACTAATCATCGCGACCGGTAGGGACAACTTAGGTCACGCAGCGGAAAGGACTGGAAATTTACTGCTCGGTGGCTGCGAGAGTCGCCAATAAGTCTCTGCGGCGGGGTGACAAGTAGCCTGCCCCCCCCGGATGTTCCCCAGCGGAAATTGTTAGCTAGCTCACGTTCGCCGTGGTGGTCGCGATAACCCGGCCCGCGGTCCGTTTTTTCTGCGTTTGACCTTCTGTTTAGCGTTGCTATGGCCATGTTCTCGGTTCAATCTATGGGTAAACTCACAGCAGCTAGTGCCCAGCCCAACAGTTCGGGTTTACCGTCAGAATAGGAACACTCGTTATTTCGTCCGAAATCTCCGCCAGTTCTTCGATCGAGTCTCCCGAATCGGAAGCGACGACGCCCGATGGGAACATTCTTTCGAAGCGGCGTATTCGCTCGCTCGCCAGCGCGATCGCCGCAGCGTTTGGAACCTTTGGATTCTTCGCGATCCAAGGGATCCTGCTCGCGCGCCTGCTGGGGCCCGAGGGACGCGGAGCCTACGCGACGATCGTCGCCTACCCTCAGATGTTTTTGTACATGGGGTTGTTGGGATCGGCAGATATCTTCGCCCGCTTGGCAGCCAAGTTGCCAGCGTCAGCCGGCGACTCCGCGGCCAGGCGTGCTGCGATGCGTTACGGTCTCACGACGGGAATCGTCACCGCGGCGGTCTGCGTCCTGTTGGCCTGGTTCGCGTTGCCCGTCGACAAACGCTACCTCGCTCCGTTGGCTTCGTTAGTCGCACTGACTTTGCCGCTGCAGCACATCCGCTTGGCGGTTCAAGGCGTCGATCATGGCCGCGGCTACTTCTACCGCCTCAGTTCGCTGCGAGCCGCCGCGGCCGCATTTTTTCCGCTGCTTCTTTTGGGCATGTGGCTGGCCGGATGGAGCGAATTACGCGACGTGACCTGGGCTTTTGTCGGCTCCTGCGTCGCCGGCCTGTTATTGTGCCAAGTCGGAATGCGAGGCAGTTGGTTCGGGCCGCCACAACAATCGGTGCTCGAATCGCTGAGCGAAAATCGCGGGCTGGCGATTTCGCAGATAGCCGCCGAACTGCTGGATCGGGCCGACCTGTTCCTGATTCTGTTTCTCGGAACGCTGACCGACCAAGGCTTCTACACCAGCGCGATCCCGATCGCTAGCACGATGATTATCGTCCCCAATGCGTTGGCGTTGTTTTCGTTCCGGCATGGTGCCGATCCCAATACTCCGTTGACTGCGGCGGGAGTGACCCGTTTTATCGCGTTAATGTTTGCGGGGCAGATCGCGACCGGATGCCTGTTGGCGATCGTGATCCCCTACGCCGTGCCGATCCTTTACACACAAGCGTTTACCGGCACCGTGATGTTCGCCTGGTACCTGTTGCCTTCGGGCGGCCTGCGAGGAATGCTGATGACAGCCGATGGGTACCTTCGCGGCCGCGGAATGCCCACGCCAGGAATCATCGGGCGGATCGTGGCGCTGATGATTCTGATCGGACTGACGTTTGCATTGCAACCACGGATGGGAATCTGGAGCATCCCCGTGGC from Rosistilla oblonga includes the following:
- a CDS encoding cis-3-hydroxy-L-proline dehydratase — protein: MKITRITAHRVELPLIEGAYHWSGGKSVNVFDSTIVAVETAEGLVGYGEVCPLGPFYLPAYAEGVRAGLRELGPHLIGLDPRELGVLNQRMDAALKGHPYVKSGIDIACWDLLGNASGLPVCMLMGGRVGESVRLYRAISQIAPDAMAENVASYRDQGYTRFQLKVGGDPDTDIQRIRAARDVLRPSDRLVADANTGWTQHEAQRVVRAVADLDVYIEQPCLTYEECLAVRRNTTHPFILDENIDGLEMLFRAKADLAMDVVNLKISKLGGLTKARQARDVCASMGIAMTIEDSWGGDITTAAIAHLAHSTPEPLRFTSTDFNSYVTVCNADGAPKREHGFMQASAAPGLGITPHFDVIGPAVVEVL
- a CDS encoding transposase; translated protein: MSAVSAIEGKPRHRAHPGRFLKRYRQAIADLLAAITLKMLRDQDWNGRYLLLLDSTLVATAGQTIENTFSTGNSKRRPAKNRRYTKYKYQRKSCHCFVFALLLTPDGLRVPMWLPYYTKPYAKAHKIKHRTQAQLAAQLICDAQVPAGTELIVLGDTAFDAKCVRAACRERGYFWIVPVNTNRVFSAKKHGKRPRVSLRIEQLPASRFQTIRLSIGAGPYAAQRRASCHRTARRRDGTKSTRTYHVHSERSEVHNVGMVMLVFSSSKPIGKKIQREGTKLLMTNAKHLSARQVCELYSLRWQIELFFKELKSTLGMNQYSFKDFEAVESWMGIVLITFCYLEWTRRRKLADRRIDDRQRKCWKHARSYTVREALLVGIRYREHQWHLRRLKTNHGLRTLRKRYTELLSQEYRCLA
- a CDS encoding undecaprenyl-phosphate glucose phosphotransferase — its product is MQSITPIRPRQRSIEFLRLLIDGAAIIGTLAIVKGLSPGWFDNQAIVAGLTAILAFLLLGHVTGLYRAGLDMTANQEVVRVTTTWVLTMAVIAGLAFFARYGQHFARSVVLGWCIIAPVMICLIRMIWRVGQRMLLKQGIGTRRVAIAGLNDLGLQVSRNIEQSPGLGFQLTGFYDDRERERRSELGPNDPQLLGKIDDLIVAAQNNEFDIVMISLPMRAEERIKFILEKLSDSTASVYIVPDFFVFELMHSQWTNMGGIPAVSVFESPLYGVDGVSKRLVDIAVTISALVAAAIPMLMIAAAIKLTSPGPVFFRQRRYGVDGREILVWKFRSMTTCDNGSVVRQATKGDARITPLGAILRKTSLDELPQLFNVLEGSMSLVGPRPHASAHNEHYRGQIRGYMLRHKIKPGITGLAQVEGCRGETDTLDKMQRRVDFDHRYIRDWSLWLDIRILFKTLLVAWRQPEAY
- a CDS encoding lipopolysaccharide biosynthesis protein, with the protein product MAAAFGTFGFFAIQGILLARLLGPEGRGAYATIVAYPQMFLYMGLLGSADIFARLAAKLPASAGDSAARRAAMRYGLTTGIVTAAVCVLLAWFALPVDKRYLAPLASLVALTLPLQHIRLAVQGVDHGRGYFYRLSSLRAAAAAFFPLLLLGMWLAGWSELRDVTWAFVGSCVAGLLLCQVGMRGSWFGPPQQSVLESLSENRGLAISQIAAELLDRADLFLILFLGTLTDQGFYTSAIPIASTMIIVPNALALFSFRHGADPNTPLTAAGVTRFIALMFAGQIATGCLLAIVIPYAVPILYTQAFTGTVMFAWYLLPSGGLRGMLMTADGYLRGRGMPTPGIIGRIVALMILIGLTFALQPRMGIWSIPVALAAGQFVCLVIVFFAMYRQTQANSQNKV